In one window of Syngnathus scovelli strain Florida chromosome 22, RoL_Ssco_1.2, whole genome shotgun sequence DNA:
- the LOC125992552 gene encoding basic helix-loop-helix ARNT-like protein 2 isoform X7, translated as MSDGGSGGTADRLAGRNAEEEGPSQANTLPPAGELPRKRKGDVEDTLDALVHQSLDFQMDEDPDRSEDDQQAKMKCFSHSRQPHRQIEKRRRDKMNNLIDELAAMIPACQPMPRKLDKLTVLRKAVQHLKALKAGSSSAFAAAARKPSIIPHDDLRHLLLWVADGFLLVVSCDRGKILFISESVSKILSFSRVELTGQSLFDLIHPKDISKVKEQLSSSDLNPHQRLIDAATGVPVHADAPVPASHLSTGARRSFFCRMKHNRVEAKHKDKRILPTASIKKDSSRYCTLHCTGYMRSWPRSDQDSEGDTEKDASGLSCLVTMCRVQAHVSRQPHKDVKVKPTEFVTRCAIDGKFTFVEQQATTVIGYLPQEILGTSCYEYFHQDDLQHLAEKHRQVLRSKEKLETMCYKFKTKYGHYISLQSQWFSFTNPWTKEVEFVVSLNRVVPRGPSHAKDDEAEGSSKAPHEESKQLHIIPGLTSGVGKMIYAGSIGTQIANELIDSYRANSSPSSGVSSPFGAAQSVSESPQASGSLSSREEDAGSSSELKIEAVPSVSGSAGEPSQQDLDSMLVPGLSSFSNDEAAMAVIMSLLETDVNMGQSGDFDDLHWPF; from the exons gTCGCAACGCGGAGGAGGAAGGGCCGAGCCAAGCCAACACTTTGCCGCCTGCCGGCGAGTTGCCAAGGAAGCGCAAGGGTGATGTGGAGGACACATTGGACGCCCTTGTCCA CCAGagtcttgacttccaaatggatGAAGACCCTGACAG ATCAGAAGATGATCAGCAAGCCAAAATGAAATGCTTCAG TCATTCTAGGCAACCTCACCGTCAAATTGAGaagcggcggcgagacaaaatgaACAACCTCATCGACGAGTTAGCCGCCATGATCCCCGCCTGTCAGCCCATGCCAAGGAAACTCGACAAGCTGACCGTGTTGCGCAAGGCCGTGCAGCACTTAAAAGCCCTTAAAG CTGGGTCGAGCAGCGCCTTCGCCGCTGCCGCCCGCAAGCCTTCCATCATCCCTCATGACGACCTCAGACACCTTTTACTTTGG GTTGCAGACGGTTTCCTGTTAGTTGTGAGTTGCGACCGAGGGAAAATTTTGTTTATTTCCGAATCCGTCTCCAAGATCCTCAGCTTCAGCAGG GTTGAGCTGACAGGCCAAAGTCTTTTCGACCTCATCCACCCCAAAGACATCAGCAAGGTGAAGGAGCAGCTGTCTTCGTCCGACTTGAACCCTCACCAACGCCTCATCGACGCTGCCA CCGGAGTCCCAGTCCATGCGGACGCGCCCGTCCCGGCGTCTCACTTGTCCACCGGAGCCAGGCGTTCTTTCTTCTGCCGTATGAAGCACAATCGGGTGGAGGCAAAGCACAAGGACAAGCGCATACTGCCCACTGCTTCCATTAAGAAAG ACTCGAGCCGATACTGTACCCTCCACTGCACGGGATACATGCGCAGCTGGCCCAGAAGCGACCAGGACTCGGAAGGCGACACCGAGAAGGACGCCTCGGGCCTCAGCTGCCTGGTGACCATGTGCCGCGTGCAGGCCCACGTGTCCCGCCAACCCCACAAAGACGTCAAAGTCAAGCCCACCGAGTTCGTCACTCGCTGTGCCATCGACGGGAAGTTCACTTTTGTAGAGCAACA agCGACAACTGTCATTGGTTACCTCCCGCAAGAAATTTTGGGCACGTCTTGTTACGAGTACTTCCACCAGGATGACCTGCAGCACCTGGCAGAAAAACACAGGCAAG TTCTCCGCAGCAAAGAGAAGCTGGAGACAATGTGCTACAAGTTCAAAACAAAATATGGTCACTACATTTCACTCCAAAGTCAGTGGTTCAGTTTTACAAACCCATGGACCAAAGAGGTCGAGTTCGTCGTGTCGTTAAACCGCGTTGTCCC CAGAGGGCCCAGTCACGCAAAAGATGACGAGGCAGAAGGCAGCTCCAAAGCTCCTCACG AAGAATCAAAACAGTTACACATTATTCCAGGCCTCACAAGTGGTGTGGGCAAAATGATCTACGCGGGCAGTATCGGTACACAAATTGCCAATGAACTCATCGATTCCTACAG GGCCAACTCATCCCCATCAAGTGGAGTGTCCAGCCCATTTGGTGCAGCCCAGAGTGTATCAGAATCCCCTCAAGCCAGCGGAAGT CTGTCAAGCCGAGAGGAGGATGCAGGAAGTTCTTCCGAGTTGAAGATTGAGGCGGTCCCCAGTGTTTCGGGAAGTGCAG GCGAGCCGTCCCAGCAGGACTTGGACAGCATGCTGGTGCCGGGCCTGAGCAGCTTTAGCAACGACGAAGCGGCCATGGCGGTCATCATGAGCTTACTGGAGACGGACGTAAACATGGGGCAGTCGGGGGACTTTGATGACTTACACTGGCCCTTCTGA
- the LOC125992552 gene encoding basic helix-loop-helix ARNT-like protein 2 isoform X5 gives MSDGGSGGTADRLAGRNAEEEGPSQANTLPPAGELPRKRKGDVEDTLDALVHQSLDFQMDEDPDRSEDDQQAKMKCFSHSRQPHRQIEKRRRDKMNNLIDELAAMIPACQPMPRKLDKLTVLRKAVQHLKALKAGSSSAFAAAARKPSIIPHDDLRHLLLWVADGFLLVVSCDRGKILFISESVSKILSFSRVELTGQSLFDLIHPKDISKVKEQLSSSDLNPHQRLIDAATGVPVHADAPVPASHLSTGARRSFFCRMKHNRVEAKHKDKRILPTASIKKDSSRYCTLHCTGYMRSWPRSDQDSEGDTEKDASGLSCLVTMCRVQAHVSRQPHKDVKVKPTEFVTRCAIDGKFTFVEQQATTVIGYLPQEILGTSCYEYFHQDDLQHLAEKHRQVLRSKEKLETMCYKFKTKYGHYISLQSQWFSFTNPWTKEVEFVVSLNRVVPRGPSHAKDDEAEGSSKAPHAEESKQLHIIPGLTSGVGKMIYAGSIGTQIANELIDSYRANSSPSSGVSSPFGAAQSVSESPQASGSLSSREEDAGSSSELKIEAVPSVSGSAGEPSQQDLDSMLVPGLSSFSNDEAAMAVIMSLLETDVNMGQSGDFDDLHWPF, from the exons gTCGCAACGCGGAGGAGGAAGGGCCGAGCCAAGCCAACACTTTGCCGCCTGCCGGCGAGTTGCCAAGGAAGCGCAAGGGTGATGTGGAGGACACATTGGACGCCCTTGTCCA CCAGagtcttgacttccaaatggatGAAGACCCTGACAG ATCAGAAGATGATCAGCAAGCCAAAATGAAATGCTTCAG TCATTCTAGGCAACCTCACCGTCAAATTGAGaagcggcggcgagacaaaatgaACAACCTCATCGACGAGTTAGCCGCCATGATCCCCGCCTGTCAGCCCATGCCAAGGAAACTCGACAAGCTGACCGTGTTGCGCAAGGCCGTGCAGCACTTAAAAGCCCTTAAAG CTGGGTCGAGCAGCGCCTTCGCCGCTGCCGCCCGCAAGCCTTCCATCATCCCTCATGACGACCTCAGACACCTTTTACTTTGG GTTGCAGACGGTTTCCTGTTAGTTGTGAGTTGCGACCGAGGGAAAATTTTGTTTATTTCCGAATCCGTCTCCAAGATCCTCAGCTTCAGCAGG GTTGAGCTGACAGGCCAAAGTCTTTTCGACCTCATCCACCCCAAAGACATCAGCAAGGTGAAGGAGCAGCTGTCTTCGTCCGACTTGAACCCTCACCAACGCCTCATCGACGCTGCCA CCGGAGTCCCAGTCCATGCGGACGCGCCCGTCCCGGCGTCTCACTTGTCCACCGGAGCCAGGCGTTCTTTCTTCTGCCGTATGAAGCACAATCGGGTGGAGGCAAAGCACAAGGACAAGCGCATACTGCCCACTGCTTCCATTAAGAAAG ACTCGAGCCGATACTGTACCCTCCACTGCACGGGATACATGCGCAGCTGGCCCAGAAGCGACCAGGACTCGGAAGGCGACACCGAGAAGGACGCCTCGGGCCTCAGCTGCCTGGTGACCATGTGCCGCGTGCAGGCCCACGTGTCCCGCCAACCCCACAAAGACGTCAAAGTCAAGCCCACCGAGTTCGTCACTCGCTGTGCCATCGACGGGAAGTTCACTTTTGTAGAGCAACA agCGACAACTGTCATTGGTTACCTCCCGCAAGAAATTTTGGGCACGTCTTGTTACGAGTACTTCCACCAGGATGACCTGCAGCACCTGGCAGAAAAACACAGGCAAG TTCTCCGCAGCAAAGAGAAGCTGGAGACAATGTGCTACAAGTTCAAAACAAAATATGGTCACTACATTTCACTCCAAAGTCAGTGGTTCAGTTTTACAAACCCATGGACCAAAGAGGTCGAGTTCGTCGTGTCGTTAAACCGCGTTGTCCC CAGAGGGCCCAGTCACGCAAAAGATGACGAGGCAGAAGGCAGCTCCAAAGCTCCTCACG caGAAGAATCAAAACAGTTACACATTATTCCAGGCCTCACAAGTGGTGTGGGCAAAATGATCTACGCGGGCAGTATCGGTACACAAATTGCCAATGAACTCATCGATTCCTACAG GGCCAACTCATCCCCATCAAGTGGAGTGTCCAGCCCATTTGGTGCAGCCCAGAGTGTATCAGAATCCCCTCAAGCCAGCGGAAGT CTGTCAAGCCGAGAGGAGGATGCAGGAAGTTCTTCCGAGTTGAAGATTGAGGCGGTCCCCAGTGTTTCGGGAAGTGCAG GCGAGCCGTCCCAGCAGGACTTGGACAGCATGCTGGTGCCGGGCCTGAGCAGCTTTAGCAACGACGAAGCGGCCATGGCGGTCATCATGAGCTTACTGGAGACGGACGTAAACATGGGGCAGTCGGGGGACTTTGATGACTTACACTGGCCCTTCTGA
- the LOC125992552 gene encoding basic helix-loop-helix ARNT-like protein 2 isoform X2 gives MSDGGSGGTADRLAGRNAEEEGPSQANTLPPAGELPRKRKGDVEDTLDALVHQSLDFQMDEDPDRSEDDQQAKMKCFSHSRQPHRQIEKRRRDKMNNLIDELAAMIPACQPMPRKLDKLTVLRKAVQHLKALKAGSSSAFAAAARKPSIIPHDDLRHLLLWVADGFLLVVSCDRGKILFISESVSKILSFSRVELTGQSLFDLIHPKDISKVKEQLSSSDLNPHQRLIDAATGVPVHADAPVPASHLSTGARRSFFCRMKHNRVEAKHKDKRILPTASIKKDSSRYCTLHCTGYMRSWPRSDQDSEGDTEKDASGLSCLVTMCRVQAHVSRQPHKDVKVKPTEFVTRCAIDGKFTFVEQQATTVIGYLPQEILGTSCYEYFHQDDLQHLAEKHRQVLRSKEKLETMCYKFKTKYGHYISLQSQWFSFTNPWTKEVEFVVSLNRVVPGPSHAKDDEAEGSSKAPHAEESKQLHIIPGLTSGVGKMIYAGSIGTQIANELIDSYSFRANSSPSSGVSSPFGAAQSVSESPQASGSLSSREEDAGSSSELKIEAVPSVSGSAGEPSQQDLDSMLVPGLSSFSNDEAAMAVIMSLLETDVNMGQSGDFDDLHWPF, from the exons gTCGCAACGCGGAGGAGGAAGGGCCGAGCCAAGCCAACACTTTGCCGCCTGCCGGCGAGTTGCCAAGGAAGCGCAAGGGTGATGTGGAGGACACATTGGACGCCCTTGTCCA CCAGagtcttgacttccaaatggatGAAGACCCTGACAG ATCAGAAGATGATCAGCAAGCCAAAATGAAATGCTTCAG TCATTCTAGGCAACCTCACCGTCAAATTGAGaagcggcggcgagacaaaatgaACAACCTCATCGACGAGTTAGCCGCCATGATCCCCGCCTGTCAGCCCATGCCAAGGAAACTCGACAAGCTGACCGTGTTGCGCAAGGCCGTGCAGCACTTAAAAGCCCTTAAAG CTGGGTCGAGCAGCGCCTTCGCCGCTGCCGCCCGCAAGCCTTCCATCATCCCTCATGACGACCTCAGACACCTTTTACTTTGG GTTGCAGACGGTTTCCTGTTAGTTGTGAGTTGCGACCGAGGGAAAATTTTGTTTATTTCCGAATCCGTCTCCAAGATCCTCAGCTTCAGCAGG GTTGAGCTGACAGGCCAAAGTCTTTTCGACCTCATCCACCCCAAAGACATCAGCAAGGTGAAGGAGCAGCTGTCTTCGTCCGACTTGAACCCTCACCAACGCCTCATCGACGCTGCCA CCGGAGTCCCAGTCCATGCGGACGCGCCCGTCCCGGCGTCTCACTTGTCCACCGGAGCCAGGCGTTCTTTCTTCTGCCGTATGAAGCACAATCGGGTGGAGGCAAAGCACAAGGACAAGCGCATACTGCCCACTGCTTCCATTAAGAAAG ACTCGAGCCGATACTGTACCCTCCACTGCACGGGATACATGCGCAGCTGGCCCAGAAGCGACCAGGACTCGGAAGGCGACACCGAGAAGGACGCCTCGGGCCTCAGCTGCCTGGTGACCATGTGCCGCGTGCAGGCCCACGTGTCCCGCCAACCCCACAAAGACGTCAAAGTCAAGCCCACCGAGTTCGTCACTCGCTGTGCCATCGACGGGAAGTTCACTTTTGTAGAGCAACA agCGACAACTGTCATTGGTTACCTCCCGCAAGAAATTTTGGGCACGTCTTGTTACGAGTACTTCCACCAGGATGACCTGCAGCACCTGGCAGAAAAACACAGGCAAG TTCTCCGCAGCAAAGAGAAGCTGGAGACAATGTGCTACAAGTTCAAAACAAAATATGGTCACTACATTTCACTCCAAAGTCAGTGGTTCAGTTTTACAAACCCATGGACCAAAGAGGTCGAGTTCGTCGTGTCGTTAAACCGCGTTGTCCC AGGGCCCAGTCACGCAAAAGATGACGAGGCAGAAGGCAGCTCCAAAGCTCCTCACG caGAAGAATCAAAACAGTTACACATTATTCCAGGCCTCACAAGTGGTGTGGGCAAAATGATCTACGCGGGCAGTATCGGTACACAAATTGCCAATGAACTCATCGATTCCTACAG TTTCAGGGCCAACTCATCCCCATCAAGTGGAGTGTCCAGCCCATTTGGTGCAGCCCAGAGTGTATCAGAATCCCCTCAAGCCAGCGGAAGT CTGTCAAGCCGAGAGGAGGATGCAGGAAGTTCTTCCGAGTTGAAGATTGAGGCGGTCCCCAGTGTTTCGGGAAGTGCAG GCGAGCCGTCCCAGCAGGACTTGGACAGCATGCTGGTGCCGGGCCTGAGCAGCTTTAGCAACGACGAAGCGGCCATGGCGGTCATCATGAGCTTACTGGAGACGGACGTAAACATGGGGCAGTCGGGGGACTTTGATGACTTACACTGGCCCTTCTGA